A window from Plodia interpunctella isolate USDA-ARS_2022_Savannah chromosome 2, ilPloInte3.2, whole genome shotgun sequence encodes these proteins:
- the LOC128675971 gene encoding galanin receptor type 3 has protein sequence MFTNSSDEVGDEARVHAVAALVALYVLVSAIGIIGNVSLMAALASGGAARLRTPQLLSACAADFLVCAASAPIAATRVARIHHLPCHVTFYIESFPVAASTLSLVAIAADRCGAMRRGQGCCAKPSLVVVVVWISAFVLGATAVTTTCVSCPPLAAAHALVTYCFPVAVVARSHWAVRVKLTALSLTARAAHGELPLPVPLMRRPTHVIIVAGVGPRERRDAVDVGDVRKKKLQPSLLGPQPQTSTLHSRRRLGNVLLGIAAIFAVCWCPHATIVICSAFGLHAPLVLRQYALLLGYAHSALNAVAYWVLNRHALTSACAAWRLPQLRVREERPSSTNEAALGAFHPRLARPAPSPRPPPSSFLY, from the exons ATGTTTACCAACAGTAGCGACGAGGTGGGGGACGAGGCTCGCGTCCATGCCGTGGCTGCATTGGTGGCTTTATATGTTTTGGTGTCTGCTATAGGTATTATCG GTAATGTAAGTCTGATGGCGGCACTGGCATCAGGGGGAGCTGCTAGACTACGGACGCCGCAGCTGCTCAGCGCGTGCGCAGCCGACTTTTTGGTCTGCGCTGCCAGCGCCCCGATTGCCGCCACGCGCGTCGCCAGGATACACCACCTGCCGTGCCATGTCACATTCTATATAGAA tCATTCCCAGTGGCAGCCAGCACGTTGTCGCTGGTAGCGATCGCGGCGGACCGGTGCGGTGCGATGCGACGCGGTCAGGGCTGTTGTGCAAAGCCCTCTTTAGTCGTCGTGGTCGTCTGGATCAGCGCATTTGTTTTGG GTGCGACGGCCGTGACGACTACATGCGTGTCGTGTCCACCGCTTGCTGCTGCGCACGCGTTGGTCACATACTGCTTCCCAGTCGCCGTAGTAGCCCGGAGTCACTGGGCAGTCAGGGTCAAACTGACTGCCCTCTCATTGACCGCGAGGGCAGCCCACGGGGAGCTGCCTCTCCCAGTGCCGCTGATGCGACGACCTACACATGTGATCATCGTCGCCGGCGTCGGGCCCAGAGAAAGACGTGACGCTGTAGACGTCGGCGACGtcagaaaaaagaaactacaGCCCAGCCTCCTCGGCCCCCAACCACAGACGTCAACTCTTCACTCGCGGCGTCGACTCGGCAACGTGTTACTGGGCATCGCTGCCATATTCGCCGTCTGCTGGTGCCCTCACGCTACAATAGTCATATGCAGCGCATTTGGCCTACACGCACCGTTAGTGTTAAGACAATATGCGCTGCTGTTGGGCTATGCCCATTCTGCTTTGAATGCAGTCGCGTACTGGGTTCTAAACAGACACGCTCTGACGTCAGCCTGTGCCGCGTGGCGCCTACCACAACTGAGGGTCCGAGAGGAAAGACCTTCTTCAACGAACGAGGCAGCGCTTGGAGCATTCCACCCCCGCCTCGCCCGCCCCGCGCCGTCTCCGCGGCCGCCCCCCTCCAGCTTCCTCTATTGA